From the Plodia interpunctella isolate USDA-ARS_2022_Savannah chromosome 5, ilPloInte3.2, whole genome shotgun sequence genome, one window contains:
- the LOC128669914 gene encoding uncharacterized protein LOC128669914: protein MNFKKQQKITKLFRKGISTRPVEDHDEIQEELKQLERQLKEKQDELFQLQRNSYRCKASPVKKTAESFISPQKIVLNNSVEGMKRELALMSMLTGMEVQSYAVDDHCCIVYHMQHDTKHEVKHGLRIETKSGINEISKSSLPLGFNFNAVMEDFENIMMPDCLGAIRKALQAYYSRLDQFEALKKFVNTDAQLFKILDGSHIEISFLAQNDVEEDEEPVSVVLMLDYRVYDIRPKTFTFKELDLPEGAAVALAEQCTMFKRKPLHKAFKEAFVDGVGPYKMINQAGARESQRRRPQKRWPRAHQHYNNDDTFRPEECSDQSNGADEE, encoded by the exons atgaattttaaaaagcaaCAGAAGATTACAAAGTTGTTTCGGAAAGGAA TTAGTACAAGGCCTGTAGAGGATCACGATGAAATACAAGAAGAACTGAAACAATTAGAGCGACAGCTGAAGGAGAAACAGGACGAATTGTTTCAGCTGCAAAGGAACAGTTACCGGTGTAAGGCATCTCCTGTTAAGAAAACTGCAGAGTCGTTTATCAGCCCACAG AAAATTGTGCTGAACAACTCGGTGGAAGGCATGAAGCGGGAGTTGGCCCTGATGTCAATGCTGACGGGCATGGAGGTGCAGTCATACGCTGTGGATGACCACTGCTGCATCGTCTACCATATGCAGCACGACACCAAGCACGAAGTCAAACATGGCTTGAGGATCGAAACTAAGTCAG gaataaatgaaatatcaaaGTCATCCTTGCCACTTggctttaattttaatgcggtCATGGAGGACTTTGAGAACATAATGATGCCAGACTGTCTCGGGGCCATCAGGAAGGCGCTGCAGGCCTACTACAGCAGGCTAGACCAGTTTGAGGCTCTCAAG AAATTTGTGAACACAGACGCACAGCTGTTCAAGATACTAGATGGTTCTCACATAGAGATATCCTTCCTGGCACAGAATGATGTTGAAGAGGATGAAGAGCCTGTCAGTGTCGTGCTGATGCTGGACTACAGGGTGTACGACATCAGGCCTAAGACATTCACTTTCAAGGAACTAG aTTTGCCTGAAGGCGCAGCAGTGGCGTTGGCTGAACAATGTACCATGTTCAAAAGGAAGCCATTGCATAAAGCTTTCAAAGAAGCTTTTGTTGACGGAGTCGGGCCTTATAAGATGATAAATCAG GCGGGCGCACGGGAGTCGCAGCGCCGCCGGCCGCAGAAGCGCTGGCCGCGCGCTCACCAACATTACAACAACGACGACACCTTCCGGCCCGAAGAATGTTCTGACCAGAGCAATGGCGCCGATGAAGAGTGA